A genomic region of Cannabis sativa cultivar Pink pepper isolate KNU-18-1 chromosome 1, ASM2916894v1, whole genome shotgun sequence contains the following coding sequences:
- the LOC115705095 gene encoding THO complex subunit 1 isoform X3 translates to MEIFRRAILQPGPPETFALQTVQQVIKPQKQTKLAQDENQLLENILRTLLQELVSCAVQSGEPIMQYGQSIDEGESSLGHIPRLLDIVLYLCEKEHIEGGMIFQLLEDLTEMSTMRNCKDIFGYIESKQDILGKVELFARGKLVMLRTCNQLLRRLSKATDVVFCGRILMFLAHFFPLSERSAVNIKGVFNTSNETKYEKDPPDGISIDFNFYKTFWSLQEHFCNPASISLVPIKWQKFLSNLLVVLNTFEAQPLSDEEGNANNLEEEAATFSIKYLTSSKLMGLELKDPSFRRHILVQCLVLFNYLKAPGKSEKDLPSESMKEEIKSYEEHVKKLLEMTPPKGKDFLHKVEHILEREKNWVWWKRDGCPPFEKQPIEKKVVQDGAKKRRPRWRLGNKELSQLWKWSDQNPNALTDPQRVQTPSIAEYWKPLAEDMDPAAGIEAEYHHKNNRVYCWKGLRFSARQDLEGFSKTPSGFHCSLLTMALRE, encoded by the exons ATG GAAATTTTTAGGAGGGCCATACTGCAACCTGGGCCACCCGAAACTTTTGCTTTACAAACAGTTCAACAAGTCATTAAACCTCAG AAACAAACAAAGTTAGCGCAAGATGAGAATCAGTTATTAGAAAATATTCTCCGAACTTTGCTTCAGGAACTGGTG TCATGTGCAGTACAGTCAGGGGAGCCAATAATGCAATATGGGCAATCGATAGATGAGGGGGAGAGTTCCCTGGGCCATATTCCGCGTCTTCTTG ACATTGTATTATACCTTTGTGAAAAGGAGCACATTGAAGGCGGCATGATTTTCCAGCTCTTAGAAGATTTAACTGAAATGTCTACAATGAGGAACTGCAAAGATATCTTTGGATATATAGAGAGTAAACAGGATATATTAGGGAAG GTTGAGCTTTTTGCTCGTGGTAAACTTGTGATGTTGAGGACATGCAATCAACTTCTTCGTCGTCTTTCGAAG GCAACCGACGTGGTCTTCTGTGGACGAATTCTAATGTTCCTGGCACATTTTTTTCCACTATCTGAGCGTTcag CTGTAAATATAAAAGGAGTTTTTAACACATCAAATGAAACAAAATATGAGAAGGACCCCCCTGATG GCATTTCCATTGATTTCAACTTTTATAAGACCTTTTGGAGTTTACAG GAACACTTTTGCAATCCTGCTTCCATAAGTCTCGTTCCTATCAAGTGGCAGAAATTCTTGTCCAATTTATTG GTTGTGCTGAATACATTTGAAGCTCAACCTTTAAGTGATGAAGAGGGAAATGCCAATAATTTGGAGGAGGAAGCAGCAACTTTTAGTATAAAGTATCTTACTAGCAGTAAATTAATGGGTTTGGAG TTAAAGGACCCAAGTTTTCGGCGACATATTCTTGTCCAGTGCCTTGTACTATTCAACTATCTTAAG GCCCCAGGTAAAAGTGAAAAAGATTTGCCCTCTGAGAGTATG AAAGAGGAAATAAAATCATACGAGGAGCATGTTAAAAAGCTGCTTGAGATGACTCCACCAAAGGGTAAAGATTTTCTTCATAAAGTTGAGCATATACTCGAACGTGAAAAGAATTGG GTGTGGTGGAAGCGTGATGGCTGTCCTCCATTTGAAAAACAACCTATAGAGAAGAAAGTTGTCCAAGATGGAGCTAAGAAACG TAGGCCAAGGTGGAGACTTGGAAATAAAGAACTTTCTCAATTATGGAAATGGTCAGATCAGAATCCG AATGCTTTAACGGATCCTCAACGTGTTCAGACTCCTTCCATAGCAGAATACTGGAAACCATTGGCTGAAGAT ATGGATCCTGCTGCTGGGATAGAAGCTGAGTATCACCATAAAAACAACAGG GTGTATTGCTGGAAAGGTCTACGGTTTTCAGCTAGACAGGACTTGGAGGGATTTTCTAAG accccATCTGGATTTCATTGCAGTTTACTGACCATGGCGTTGAGGGAGTAG
- the LOC115706648 gene encoding protein LNK2: MFDWDEEELANIIWDEAAENGDHIVPYPAKSEDCRNKKEWKQEANINKPTEQNNSKVDLRKEQVESSTNLINHDKSSDSRMGVESWPDLPLSNSERESMGTNVSNALSEITKFDSSTGTDQLDKDAEIYPSSHEGKEQGDFDYGWANIGSFDDFERIFSNDDAVFGQTSLGNADELWCSSKDITNSPDKSFPISSELLSLSPKTVSNTSQQLEIKTKVVQEDDLCSLRYGETDDSTSHSLHSVNAILEHAEDAVGKSEPLAKEKINLDRVVKTTLSTSIPAIENASTQNKNAEKVTRQKKLFKSRKKSDVKSEGKQLQELYGAWPSPRNHSGQLENRIQHPAIQPSPSTVQQMQLQCPEIFHFQHIPNQFVVHPMYGNLANTFPAMPVLSRIQPGKYKQQPLLSSRDVSPANSNLVNNSAEAPVKTTIMTPQEKIEKLRRRQQFQAMLAIQKQQQQLSQQVSSSNHSTTQTCPQQFGGSDVRLEDLSTFSSLEPISPMEEDDSSSTSAAIDDYSVNESILHRLQDVISKLDMTVRICIRDSLFRLAQSARERQNLSSTNKGSKDERETLAVDVTNTSNRLGATETETNSMDRTIAHLLFHTPLELSGKQPEQSESTFSAKLPCETRREASAANVAENLKSNIQCFGQQETKVCSSLVEPQSRKDISHMDTSENASLNEQLTDGGVVPSIESSQ; the protein is encoded by the exons ATGTTTGATTGGGACGAGGAGGAG CTAGCAAATATAATATGGGATGAGGCTGCTGAGAATGGTGACCATATTGTTCCTTATCCTGCCAAAAGTGAAGATTGTCGCAATAAGAAGGAATGGAAACAAGAAGCCAATATAAATAAGCCTACTGAGCAGAACAATTCTAAAGTTGATTTACGTAAAGAACAGGTGGAAAGCAGTACCAATTTGATCAACCATGATAAAAGTTCTGATTCAAGAATGGGGGTGGAGTCCTGGCCTGATTTGCCTTTATCTAATAGTGAAAGGGAATCTATGGGTACCAACGTATCTAACGCCTTAAGTGAGATTACGAAATTTGACTCGTCAACAG GGACTGATCAGCTTGATAAAGATGCTGAAATATATCCAAGTTCCCACGAAGGCAAAGAACAAGGTGATTTTGACTATGGCTGGGCTAACATTGGAAGTTTTGATGATTTTGAGCGTATATTCAG CAACGATGATGCTGTATTTGGTCAAACTAGTCTGGGTAATGCTGATGAGCTTTGGTGTTCCTCCAAAGATATTACTAACAGCCCAGACAAATCCTTCCCCATTTCTTCTGAGTTGCTCAGTCTGAGCCCAAAAACAGTAAGTAATACATCTCAGCAGTTGGAAATAAAGACAAAAGTTGTGCAAGAAGATGACCTGTGTAGCCTCCGCTATGGGGAAACAGATGATTCCACATCTCACAGTTTGCACAGTGTTAATGCAATTCTGGAGCATGCAGAAGATGCAGTAGGAAAAAGTGAGCCTCTTGCCAAGGAGAAG ATAAATTTGGACAGAGTGGTGAAGACAACCTTATCAACATCTATTCCAGCTATTGAAAATGCTTCTACCCAAAATAAAAATGCTGAGAAG GTGACTAGACAGAAGAAGCTATTTAAATCTCGTAAAAAGTCGGATGTCAAGAGTGAGGGTAAACAGTTACAAGAATTATATGGTGCCTGGCCTTCACCAAGAAACCATTCTGGTCAACTAGAAAATCGTATACAACACCCTGCAATTCAACCATCTCCCTCTACAGTTCAGCAGATGCAGCTTCAATGTCCTGAAATTTTTCATTTCCAGCATATTCCAAATCAATTTGTGGTGCATCCTATGTATGGAAACCTGGCAAATACATTTCCTGCCATGCCTGTGCTATCGCGTATTCAGCCTGGGAAGTATAAGCAGCAGCCTTTGCTTTCTAGCCGTGATGTTTCACCAGCTAACAGCAATCTTGTAAACAATTCGGCAGAAGCTCCTGTGAAAACTACAATCATGACGCCTCAGGAAAAAATCGAGAAGTTAAGGCGACGACAACAATTTCAGGCGATGCTTGCTATTCAGaaacagcagcaacaacttAGCCAACAAGTCTCTTCTTCCAACCATTCCACCACTCAAACTTGTCCTCAACAATTTGGGGGAAGTGATGTTCGACTTGAAGATTTGAGCACTTTCTCTTCTTTGGAACCTATCTCTCCTATGGAAGAAGATGATTCAAGTTCTACATCTGCAGCTATCGATGATTACTCTGTCAATGAATCTATACTTCACAGACTTCAAGATGTGATATCAAAG TTGGACATGACAGTGAGAATCTGTATACGAGATAGCTTGTTCCGTCTGGCTCAAAGTGCAAGAGAAAGGCAGAATCTCAGTAGTACAAACAAAGGTAGCAAGGACGAACGTGAAACACTTGCAGTAGATGTAACCAATACCTCTAACAG GCTGGGTGCTACCGAGACAGAGACGAATTCCATGGATAGAACCATTGCTCATTTGCTCTTTCATACCCCTTTGGAGCTGTCAGGAAAACAACCCGAGCAGTCCGAATCAACATTTTCAGCTAAGCTACCATGTGAAACTCGAAGAGAAGCAAGTGCTGCAAATGTGGCTGAGAATTTGAAAAGTAACATACAGTGTTTTGGTCAGCAAGAAACTAAAGTTTGTTCGAGTCTGGTGGAGCCACAATCACGCAAAGACATTTCTCACATGGACACTTCAGAAAATGCTTCACTCAATGAACAACTCACAGATGGTGGAGTTGTCCCATCCATAGAATCATCCCAATAA